atgtctttctttcttcagtcgaaaagaaattaaggtttttgatgaaaacattccaggatttttctccatatagtggacttcactcaaaattacagtttacagcgatcccagacgaggaataagggtcttatctagagaaaccatcgctcattttctaaatttttttttttaaatacgttttaaccataaatgctcatcttgaactagctctcttcttctctacttaaattccagcagtgtagacgctgctaagtgtattactgccctccacaggtcaaaggttgaactaaattgtcatatacaatatgctagtgcaagcatataacaattagttcaaactttgacctgtggagagcagtaatacacttagcagcgtctacactgctggaattctaatagagaagaagaagaagagagctagttcaagatgagcatttattgttaaaacttaaagaaatcctggaatgttttcatcaaaaaccttaatttcttttcgactgaagaaagaaagacctgaacatcttggatgacatggggatgagtaaattatcaggaaatggtaatttgaaagtgaactaatcctttaagccctGATGTCCATTGTAGTGGAcatgaaaaaaatctaataaaaaaaatgagtttgcacaaatcttttttttttttttttagacacatTTATACATTAAAGAAGAGCAAATATCAAgtggatactttttttttttgctcagtggAACATAATTCTGGTCTGAAGGGGTTAAAAATGGCATCAACTTACTgtctttttctaaaaaataacatattacTTGATACATAAAGTGAAAACCAaagtttaaagaaaacaaaaatattaaattgttttatttgagcTCTATGAGCCCAATTCATTCCTGAGGCACGTTATGTTCCTAACCATTTGATTGTTTACGTGCCTGTATGTATTTGTTCCGTCATAACCCACCTTACAAGCACAAGCAAGATAACAGTTGAGTCATAACAGTCGTTGTGTCGTTTTGCCAAAAGAAGCGTGAATGACACTCAGCTGTTCAAACGGTGGACTAGTGAACGCCACGTACCTCTTCTAACAAGCGTACTTGCAACGTTACCATGGAAACCTTTGACAGACGGATTCCACGGCCAATAGCAGACCAAGGCTCAAAACTCAAAGGATAAGTGCGACGGTTTCTCCAATCACGAGAGCGAGGGGCGTGGCTCTCTCGCAGAAGGCGGGGTTTACATTAAGGAACTGCGTTTAGGACACATCAGGTAAAACAGGCTGAAATTAATGAACTGTCGAGCGATTATCTGAAGGCTTGATCGAGGCGAAGATTGAGTTTGCGAAAACTACTCTCAGGGGATCTTTTAGGGTAGGTGCTCACCTGTTGCGTCTTACAATGTCAGCCGCTGTGTTCTGTTACTACTGACGCTTAAAGACATATGGTGGAGTAATATAGTTTTGTGTTCAAAGACATCCACGTCATTTAGTACCTAATGACTGCCGAAATGATTTCAGTCTGAACACATAATTTGGATTTATTTGCTCGTAATTATTGAAAATGATGTCTTGCCTGTTGCAGGGAATGACAAGGGCTTATCTTACACGTGCTTGTGACGTCACGCTGTGGTTGTAGGAAggtgtttaaaaacaaaatgaaatgataatgacgtaaatattgtttttaagttcattaaaataaattaagtttactttagtgatgatgatgatgattggtCGTTAGTGATGACACCTGCTGTTAATGTGGGTGagactcatttatttattatatttggaacattaaaggattagttaactttcaaatgaaaatttcctgataatttactcacccccatgtcatccaagaagttcatgtctttctttctttagctgaaaaaaaaaaataaggtttttgatgaaaacattccaggataattttccttatagtggacttcaatggactccaaacggttgaaggtcaaaattacagtttcagcgcagcttcaaagagctttaaatgataccagatgaggaataagagtcttatctagagaaaccatcgctcattttctaaaaaaaaaaataaaaaaaataatatacttttaaccATAAACGCTCATCTCGAACTAGtcttttttttatctatttattctttttaaattatatataaaaaaaaaaaaaaaaatatatatatatatatatatatatataaagtgtgggattggtaagatttttaatgtttttaagaaGTTTTGTCccctcaccaaggctgcatttatttaattaaaaatacactaaaaacagtaatattgtgaaatattattataatttaaaataactgttttctatttgaatatattttacaaagtaatttattcctgtgatcaaagctgaattttcagcatcattactccagtcttcagtgtcacatgatccttcagaaatcattgtaatatgatgatttgctgctcaagaaacatttgattattatcaagttgtgtacttttttttttttttttcaggattccttgatgaatagaaagttcaaaagaacagcatttatctaaaatacaaagcttttcattatacactaccgttcaaaagtttggggtcagtaagaatttttattttaatttttttgaaaagaaattaaggaaattaataattttattcagcatgtatgcattaaatcaatcaaatgtgacagtaagaaacatttataatgttacaaaagattatatttttgaactttctattcatcaaagaatcctgaagaaacaaaaaaaatatatatagcaaatatatttagcaaatcagcatattagaatgatttctgaaggatcatgtgacactgaagactggagtaatgatgctgaaaatacagctttgcaacacaggaataaattacatttgaaaaattttcaaatagaaaacagttattttaaattgtaataatattttacaatattactgtttttactgtatttttaattaaataaatgcagccttgaaacttcttttaaaaacattaaaaatcttacagaacCCAACCTTTTgagtggtagtgtatatattaatgtaaaaaattCTATATTATTATCTAAAGTTCTTgatcatttgaaaataattctatcataaaataatatgttaataactaacaataaataaaaataataatattttataacactcATATCTCAAACATGCAGTAATTCAGTCTACAAAGTTCTCaacatcaaaaatgacagtggtGATGTTCTTGTCTTTCACAGATGTGGGGACCGTCACACTGTTGTTTGATACTGTGCCTGTGGGCTGGTTTGGATGCACTGCCAGTTGCTGTGGATAAAACCAAAGTGAACCCTTCAGTAGAGGAAATTCAGCCGCCTAAAAGTGTAGTATGTAATATgatttaatacattatttatttatttattattatgactctatttattttggaaaaaaattatctttataCTAGTATACAAGTCTTTATACCAATGTGAGACATGCTAGTCTAGTATTAGAATGGGTGTGATGCTTCTCTCTGATATGCGGTTTGAAAACTTCAGACAGGTTTGGTAAGCatgcattatatataatgtGATGCTTACAATAAGGAGTGTTCAACCTACACAGACTGGCTTTATTGCTCAGTCCTTTTGCAAACATTCATTATCATGTAGGTTTAAAAAGATTTAGTTCCCCTAGTCTCCTTTTTACTTCAATGTGTACAtctcattttaattcatttaggACACTGGATTGCACTATGATCGATATCTCAGGGAGGTTATTGATTTTCTGGAAAAGGACCCACATTTCAGAGACAAACTTCATAACACAGACATGGAAGACATCAAGGTATTGCAGCACTTTATTTCCCAATTTTACTTTGCAGAGGTTAAATCCGATTATCTAAACACCTCGTTGCTTACCTCTAATTCCTTATTTGGTCAAATCAGCAAGGGAAGCTGGCTAAAGAGTTGGACTTTGTCAGCCATCACGTGAGAACTAAACTTGATGAGCTGAAGAGGCAAGAAGTGAACAGACTGCGCACCCTAATCAAAGCCAAACAAGACATGACTGGAGATAAAGGTAGCACAAAGCAGAACTGTTTTTGTTATTGCGTAGTAGCAAATTGTGAAATGTCCTCCACCATCTCGTTTCTTTGTTTCATTTACGGTCGGCAGGCTCAGAGAGCACAGATACGGAAGGATAGTTTCTGAGAGTGTCATTCATCAAACTCTCCAtatcacagtttactttataaGCCAGTAACTCTAGCCTGCTGCAAAGACaagaaacatgaaaaatgaGATGCTTTCAATTTCCCTTAAGGTATGGCAATGGACCACCAAGCCCTTCTGAAACAGTTTGAGCATCTGAATCACATGAATCCACACACATTCGAGGTGGAAGACTTGGATCGCCTCATTAAATCGGTAGGGTCTaaatctgacttcctgttggtttcATCCTACACTCACTAATAAACGTTGTCACACATTTGTGCTCGGGgcataaaagtacatttttggCAGGTGAAAATTTACtggttataaatatttattaccagattttatatttaaaaataaaataaaataatattttcccTGTGTCAAAGGGATTTTATTGATTTAGCTGTTTCTCCTGCCGTATTTGTGACAAAAATGCAGGTAATTTATCACGAGCAGCATCATACGAGAAGAGCCAGTCTCTATCTCTCATTGAAACTGCACTTGTCACAAAAATCttgttcctgtagctcaaacagtacaGCATGATGCTTGCAACACCAAGCTTATGGGTTCGAATCTCATGGAATGCATAAACTGTATATAATATGTACACCCTGAATGCATTGTAAGTTACTTTggatatgaaaatgtaaatgtacattttcacTTTGGTGGCTTAAGGATTACTTCTCTTCTCAATtattttactcacccccatgtcatccaagatgtttatgtctttctttcttcagtcgaaaagaaattaaggttttggggaaaacattccaggatttttctccatatagtggacttttacggctaccaatgggttgaaggtccaaattacagtttcagcgcagcttcaaagagctctacacgatcccagacgaggaataagtgtcttatctaaTGAAACGAtcgttcatttaaaaaaagtaaataaataaatgtatatatcctttttaaccacaaatgctcatcttgcactgctctgccacgcattacgtaatcatgttggaaaggttgTGACGTAGgaggaagtaccgatccagtgaaCGTCCTAAGACAAGTCAaacaccctttacaaaaaaaaggtaaaacaacgatttcagacaattttgaagttggaggtaCCGTGGTACTTTCGCTTATGTTACATGTGACcattccaacgtgattacgtaatgtgtggctgatcatttcgctagataagacccttattcctcgtctgggatcgtgtagagctttttgaagctgcactgaaactgtaatttggaccttcaacccattgaaccccagtgaaaaatcctggaatgttttcctcaaaaaccttaatttctttcgactgaagaaagaaagacaaacatcttggatgacatgggggtgagtaaattatcaggaaattttaattctgaattgaactaattctttaatgtGTCCAAGATTAATTTCTGATGatgaataaaaaggaaaaagttGTAAAGAAGACTTCTAACAAGACTCTTTTGATGTCTGAATTGCACACATCACTGTCTTCAGCTAGGGTCAGGCAATAATTCTTACATTTCAGCACCAATCATACAATGTTACAGGTGCTAATAAAGTTACTATTCAAGTAGCAAGTTTTATTTGCCAAGTGCAATTCAAGTGCCAATTTTGGATGGAGATTTACACAGCGAGCTGTTCTACACATCACATGTTTACATGTTCCTTTCTACTTGTTTTGTTAAGGCCACTAATGACCTGGAAAACTTTGACAAGGAACAACACGAAGAGTTCAAGAAGTATGAGATGATGAAGGAACTCGATCGGAGGGAACATCTTAAGACGCTGGATGAGGAAACACGCAAAAAAGAGGAGGAACACTACGAAGAGATGAAGAAGAAACATGCAGACCATCCCAAAATCAATCACCCTGTAAGCTAAAGACACACTCCTTGAACTACTGTTATAATCAAATAAGCTAgtttgtgatattgcttaattaGAAAGTTTAAttctattataattttttaattctatAATAAATGGAAGCATTTTCACTAGTGGTCCACCCTCTCTATGTTTGGTGATGTTTAAAGTCGTATAAAATGGAAATTCACCCAATctgttttctaaatgcatgttattgattttatagagtgctgcagggatgatgtatttttgtaggccaaaacccaAAAACGAGTTAGTGTTTTAGCACTTCttgtcaatgggttttttgttaaatgcttgaaataaggtctgtgagtttgggacaacatgagggagagtaattaatgacagaattttcatttgtgggtgaactaaccctttaaaggtgccctagaacaagatataatataagtctaaggtgtcccctgaatgtgtctgaagtttcagctcaaaataccccagagatttttttttaataaatttttttaactgcctattttggggcatcattaactatgcacagattcaggctgcggcccctttaaatcgcgcgctcccttcccagtgcatttacaaagttcacagctaatataaccctcaaatggatctttacaagatgttcgtcatgcatgctgcatgcatgcgtcggatcatgtgagtatagtatttatttggatgtttgaggctgtgctccgtggctaatgggctaaagctaacattacacactgttggagagatttataaagaatgaagttgtgtttatgaattatacagactgcaagtgattaaaaataaaaatagcgacggctcttgtctccgtgaatacagtaataaacgatggtaactttaaccacatttaacagtacattagcaacatgctaatgaaacatttagaaagacagtttacaaatatcactaaaaatatcatgtaatcatggatcatgtcagttattattgctccatctgccatttttcgctattgttcttgcttgcttacctagtctgatgattcagctgtgcacagatccagacgttaatactggctgcccttgtgtaatgcttgaacatgagctggcatatgcaaatattgggggcgtacatattaatgatcccgaatgttacgtaacagttggtgttatgttgagattcgcctgtttttcagaggtcttttaaacaaatgagatttacgtaagaaagaggaaacaatggagtttgagactcactgtattgCATTCAATCAGTagcatttccatgtactgaactcttgttattcaactatgccaaggtaaattaaatttttgattctagggcatcTTTAAACGCCATCAGCCGAACAGATAAACTCATCTAGTCAGCTTTCATAGCCTCATTGTGTTTATAATCGcactcttgcaaactattataactctataatataatgtttaaaacactattattatataatgttttaaacaaaGTCTGAAATAGTTGTCGGAAGCTTAGTGATGGTGACGTTGAAGTCATGTGTAattttatagcctacgtttaGCTTTTGACTTCTGCCGATTATTTTTACACTTCAAAATTCAAAAAAGTTGTTCATTTGTTAAGATTTTCATGTAAAAATCATAAGCTTTCATTAgtcacagaccttattttctgcaataatccaaacaCCAATGGAGAAAGCCTATTGGGTTTTGTcgagggaaccagggtgatgccAACTTGGGTTGACCTACAacaattgaattttttttttcttttcttttttttttaacactttttgtATTCTAACTTgtgatttttaatcaaaatgtgaCGTATGCAGGACTTTTCCTATCATTTTGTCTGcataaacccctcctttcttaCAATCGACTGCAAGTTTGCGTTCCCTATGTTTTTCTTTTCGATAATCCGTTTCACTTCGTCACAatatgaaagaaaatatctgttGCATTGTGTATGTTTCtgttgcatttcatttttaaatgttggaTAGATAAAGGTTTTaagtaaataacattttaatcataAAATCTAACATTAAAATATGTCATTGATGAGGATTTGGTCTGTATGAATAGGGTAGTCAAGACCAGTTGAAAGAGGTCTGGCAGGAAGCCGATGGTTTGGATCCCAATGAATTTGACCCGAAGACGTTCTTCAAACTACATGGTGAGATCACTGAGCCTCTCCGTTCTGAACACAGTAGATTATTCCACATCACGACTCTGACATCTGTTTGCTCTCACAGACACTAATGGAGATGGCTACTTTGATGAACAAGAGCTCGAGGCGCTGTTTACCAAAGAGGTTCCACTTAATAACCTTTCCATTTAGAGCTATCACAATGGTGCATCTTTGAGAATGACGTGGCTTTATGGGGTGCTAAATCTGATGTTTGTCTCCACCATGTTCAGCTAGAGAAGATCTATGATCCCACACGTGAAGAGGACGATATGCTGGAAATGGAGGAGGACAGACTTCGTATGAGAGAACATGTGATGAATGAGGTGGGAGCATCATAGCAGGGGATTGGATGTACTAATGATATTGTTTCAAAGATGTTTCActtgtaattaattttttttaatgtattgtctGTCCATAGATTGACACTAACAAAGACAGGCTTGTTTCACTAGATGAATTTATTACTGCCACAGATAAGAAAGAATTTGTAGAGCCAGATGGATGGGaggtaattttttattttattttatttattttttttatatttttaatttcatattgaCTAAAATCAACCCTATTTGTGAAATGCATTTCATGATCTAAAATGTTTGAAAGTTTGGGtcagtaatttatttatctaacccttttattcaacaaggacatacatttattacagacatttataatgttactatCTCTTATCTTTCTTTATATTTCTTTATAATGACTTCTatctcaaataaatgttttttttttttactttctattcattaaagaatcctgaatttttttcattgtttccaCACAAAAATTAACCAAATAATAATTAGAACTGTTTCATATtagcatattagattgatttctgaaggattgtaACAAGgcctgaaaattcagttttgccatcaaaggaataaattacattttaaaataaaatacaatagaaagcaattattttaaattaaaatactatttcacaatattaccatttttacaGTAGTTTtaagcaaataaatgcagtcttggtgagcataaaacattaaaaaatcttaccgaccccaaacttttgagcgatAGTGTAAAATTGTCTTCTTTACATAAATGCCCTTTGTCTGCTTCCTCTTGAGACTGTAGATCAGAATCCAATCTACACTGAAGAAGAGTTGAAAGAGTTTGAGGAGCATCTCGCTCGAGAGGAGCACGACCTGAACCTGAAGACAAATGACCTGCTAAAACAGCGGGAGGAGCTGGAGAGACAACAGGAACAGCTTAACGCCCAGAAAATGGAACTACAGCGGGTAGGAGAGCAACAGAAACTAGAAAAGACTAACTTGCACACAGACACTGAGTGAGAGATACATAAGTTCCCACAGTCCTGGAAAACTTTGTGAAAAGTGTGATTTCCAGGCCTGGAAAAGTCATTTTGCACTGGGTAGTTatattttcctggttgcattcgcaccgcCAGTAGGAACTCTGCCATGACGTTAGCCTGCCGACAGTGACGTCATTTAAGCGTGGCATTCGTGTGCTCATGCGTTCGCCTGAGTcatgtaagtggttaaatatactttcacctcggctcagaatgcttttctgacatgagattaatgtaaacagcccactgcaaacacccttgtaattcacttcaacctttttaaactttatgaatgattattttagatttaagtggtgtgtgtaaagaaatcggaagcaagcagagtaacattacaaatgtgtttctaaagcacgtagTGCCTTCTGCTGTTAAAattaagctcagaatcgattcaagaGAGAATAGCAATACAttcagaaaatatcagaatcgttCCAGATTCATTGTATCGCGAAGTGATAATctatgtattgtcccagccctattaTCAACTACAACTACacactttgtgtgtgttttggtcgTTCATTTATACAGTaacagcgttttgggggcctgaaaatgctaacttttgaaaacgggtttcaaaatgcaagtttttgaaaacaataccgtTATCGTCCCTACAAAATAAACAGTAAAGTCATGCGTATGTGTATTACATGTTCGGTCTATTGTCATatgtttacaaagtgacatcgccacctcgggctgaccgatatatcgcatgcgattgtcacgcacatttcgtcagtaaagccggttccctgattaccgcgaaatcgccatcacctgctttcaaatggagcggcatttaatagacagagccgtagttcactgacaagctacgcaatatcgcgttcatatcgcagatgaatcgccttcgataatgaacgtgatattgcgtagcttgtcagtgaactacggctctgtctattaaatgccgctccatttgaaagcaggtgatggcgatttcgcggtaatcagggaaccggctttactgacgaaatgcgcgtgacaatcgcatgcgatatatcggtcagccctatcgccacctactggcctggcatgcataatatagcatttttagatgtttttgcggatctgtgtgaacagggatcgttttgacaacattgtcatctGTACACTTTCAAacatgcaaaggaaaaacttttctgtttttaattacaatgttgtcatgtaaacgtacctCTAGTGATGTTGTTGCTATCTGATAATCTGATATTCTTGTAACTAAACTATTCcctttttaaaacataatggaAGTGTCTTTAAGCTAGTACTGCCTCATCGCAAAGCTTTCTAACATATTAATCTCATTCTATTGATTATTCACCTATTCAAcctatttgttttctttaggcAGTAGAGCACATGGAGCAGttgaaaacacagaaaacagagCCTCTAGTGCAGGCCAAAGGTCTGTGCAGTTCTTTTACATTTTGGGGGTCTAAGGCATATGCCCTGTCATAAGgaacaaaatattgatttcctATCATAATTGTTCTTTGTTTTTTGCAAATGCAGTACCTTCCGCTGTGGAGATACTACCTGGGGACACTCAGCCGATGTCACAAGGTCACCAGCAAGATCTTCCCGCACATTCTTAGCAGCTCAAGCTCTTCTCAGTGTCTGTATTGTGTATATCTGTTGTATTTAATGTCAAATATTTTCATCCTCACTTTCAAAAGAACCGTTTACTGTCTCTAAGCAAAGACCTTGGTATTCCTTAttatcaaacacaaaacaatattCACCAAACTTTAGTTATGGTATCCCAAAGTATGTAATTGTAAAAAGGACAGGGATTGTACTTGAAACTTTTGTTTAGAGAAgttaactgtttttattttccttgtaaattttgtgtctgatttgcAAAAACATGGTCACATTAAAGGCTCATGACTCCCAGTCTTTCTTATATAGGTCAGCAGTtacttcaaaaatattattatattatttttcaaaagcttcattttgtgatGCAAATTTTCATAATGTAAAGTTACTGGATGTGAGTGCTGAAGTCACTTAGATCTGTCAGTGAGTGATTTGGACATACATGGAAGCTGTTCTCATTGAGTGCCAAGACCCTCTTTTAATAATCTCAGACACCAGACATTCACTTAATTTTTCTTTGTTAGAGTTGATGaatacggagccccgcacatgacatgcaagaaaaaaattaaattaaatcgtgcgcacaatttactttttCGTTCCCtggatttactaatttgtgtgcacgatttactaattaattctctcgatttataaatcatgtgcatgatttataaatcaagggaacaaaatagtaaattgtgtgcacgatttagcctactatttttttcctgcatgtcatgtccgggaCTCTGTAGATGAAAAGCATACAACTCTAAAAACAATccaaataaaacactaaaaaagattacatttaatttgtttacatGCACGTCACCATTAACCAACAGTGAACATGAAAATATGTTGagttattgaaatattaactttattaaccctctggagtcagGAAACGCACCGgcacgttttgcaggatttttttcacattgcagcaaaacagacttaaaataatctgtctttttttttttgtcatagagacagaagtaatatatcatttgaaactatagaatattttgattaaaatatagattcatttttattaaagctacaaaggTTATTCAATTAAGAGTAGTtcgtgattttctttttttgttctttttaacattaatGGAAGACTGTAGCaagtttattaggctgctgtcactaagACCTGCCGCACTTGATTGgcttcatttgattggtaacaatAACCAGTTATTCATTCTCATTAATAAAGTTTGGTTCATTTTGTAGATTTGAATTATAA
The Megalobrama amblycephala isolate DHTTF-2021 linkage group LG19, ASM1881202v1, whole genome shotgun sequence DNA segment above includes these coding regions:
- the nucb2b gene encoding nucleobindin-2b — protein: MWGPSHCCLILCLWAGLDALPVAVDKTKVNPSVEEIQPPKSVDTGLHYDRYLREVIDFLEKDPHFRDKLHNTDMEDIKQGKLAKELDFVSHHVRTKLDELKRQEVNRLRTLIKAKQDMTGDKGMAMDHQALLKQFEHLNHMNPHTFEVEDLDRLIKSATNDLENFDKEQHEEFKKYEMMKELDRREHLKTLDEETRKKEEEHYEEMKKKHADHPKINHPGSQDQLKEVWQEADGLDPNEFDPKTFFKLHDTNGDGYFDEQELEALFTKELEKIYDPTREEDDMLEMEEDRLRMREHVMNEIDTNKDRLVSLDEFITATDKKEFVEPDGWETVDQNPIYTEEELKEFEEHLAREEHDLNLKTNDLLKQREELERQQEQLNAQKMELQRAVEHMEQLKTQKTEPLVQAKVPSAVEILPGDTQPMSQGHQQDLPAHS